In the Alistipes provencensis genome, GTTCCCAGCGGCGGGAACTTCACGCGCCGGGCCGGGATGATGCCGTAGACCGAGCCGTGCTGCTGGTATTCGCGCAGATTCTTGTAGATGGGAGCATCGTGGTCGAGGATCTGAATCTCCATGCCGTGATAGGCGGCGTCCACGCCCATCGGGGTGCGGATGCCGATACCGTTGTTGACCCCTTCCTGCAGGTACTGGAACTCGAAACGCAGGATGAAGTCGCTGTACTCCTTCTTGGTGTAGAGGTTTCCGCTGCCGCCGTACTGCGCCGTGACGTAGATCGTGCCGTCGAGGGGAACGTAGTTGGTGGTGTTGCCGGTCCACTTGTGCATCGAGGTTCCGTCGAAGAGTACTTCGAAACCTTCGGCAGCCTCCTCGGGCGAAAGTTCGTAGCGCGGCGTCGGGGGCAGTTCGCGGATGTACATTTCGCGGAAGCTGACGGGGGCTGTGCCTCCGACGAGCAGGATCTGACCCTCGGTGTAGGCGGGGATCTCGCGGTTGCAGGTGTTTTCGAGGATCACGTTCCGGCAGGTCGTGACGCCGTTCAGGACCACCGTCACCCGGTCGTTCACGACCCGTACCTCCATCGTGTTCCACTCGCCGGGCTTGTTGGCGGCCTCCGTGGGCGAGGTGTTTTCGTGGAGCATGTTGCCCGTCAGGGCTCCGGCGTTCCGGCCTCCGAGGGCGATCTGCGGGATCGAGCGGATGCCGAGACCCGCTTCGCCGTCGGTTTTCCAGTCGACGATCAGGCTGAAGTTTTCATAATTCTTCGCCGAGCCGACCGTTGCGGCTCCGGCGGTTCCCGTGAGTACGCCGTTCACAGCGCTCCATGCTTTTGACGCTGCGGCGTCAGCCTCCTGCTGCGCCTTGGCCAGCGCTTTGGCCTTCATGGCTTTGAGGACGTCGGGATTGCCTGCGACGGCTTTCCAGTCGCCCGGGGCGAGGGATGCCGGGGCGAATCCTTCGGCGGGGAGTTTCGCCAGCAGTCCTTTGATCTCGTCGACGGCGTAACCCGCGTCGGCGTCGGACTTGGCCAGTCCGGCGTAGACCTCCTGCGCCTTTTTCAGCGCTGCGGAAACCGTCTCGCCGCCCATGTCGGGGTTCTTCGCCGCTGCGGTCTTCACGACCAGCGCGGCCATTTCTGCCGTTGCCGGGTTGTTCATGTATTTCGCGGCGAATATGAGCGCTGGGAACTCCGGGGCTTTGGCGAGCGCTTTGAGCAACTTGTTCTGCACCTTGGCCGAAGGGTTCAGTTCGAGGGCGCGGCGGTAGAGCTGGTATTTGCGGACGGCCGTGTCGGGGGATGCCGCCACGAAATCCGTGTAGCGGGCCAGAGCCGCATCGGTCCATGCGGGGTTCTGCCCGGCGAGGTCGTACAGCACCCCGACCATCGCGGGGTTTTGAACCGTCAGCAGGGCGGCGAAGGCGGCTTCGCGGTTGCCGGCGGCCAGCAGGGCGTCGATCGCCTCCTTGTTGGCGGCCTGTGCCAGCAGGGGATAATAGCGGGCTTTCGCGGGGGCGGCGGACATCCGCGCCATGGTCTTTTCATACTGCGCCGAGGGCGTCTCTTTGGCCAGCGCGTTTTTCAATCCGGCCTGCAGGGCCTTCACGTCGGCTTCCTGCGCCTTGTCCAACAGGTCGCACAGCCGGTCGAAGTCCTTCGGCGCGGTGACGCCTGCCAGCGCGTCGTATGCGGCGGCGCGCACGGCGGCATCGGGGGATTCCAGCAGGGCGAATACCTTGTCGGCGGCGCCCGTAATGCGGCGTTGGGCGACGAGTTTCAGCGCATTGGCCTGCGTGGCGGGCGTGCCGTCGAGGGCGGCCACGAACGCGGCGTTGGGTTTGCCGTTGAAGGCAGCGAGGGCGGCCGACGCCTCCCGGGCGTGCGGACCGTCGAGCTGGGCGATGAGGGTCTCCAGCGCCTCCTGCCCGCCGATCCTGCCGGCGGCGCGGATGGCCGCGAGGGAGAGTTCCGTGTCGGGCGACGCGATGGCGGCGATGACCGTTCCGGCCTGCGATGCGGCGTGACGGCTTCCGAACCAGCTTATGACNCGTCGAGGGCGGCCACGAACGCGGCGTTGGGTTTGCCGTTGAAGGCAGCGAGGGCGGCCGACGCCTCCCGGGCGTGCGGACCGTCGAGCTGGGCGATGAGGGTCTCCAGCGCCTCCTGCCCGCCGATCCTGCCGGCGGCGCGGATGGCCGCGAGGGAGAGTTCCGTGTCGGGCGACGCGATGGCGGCGATGACCGTTCCGGCCTGCGATGCGGCGTGACGGCTTCCGAACCAGCTTATGACATCGGTTTTGGCGGCGTTGTCCTTCAGCGACGGCAGTTTTCGGGCGATGGCGGCGTAGAGGGCGTCGTCGGCGAACTCCGTGGCGAAGTCGAGCGCCGCGCAGCGGTAGGCCCGGTCGGCGTCTTTCAGTGCGGCGAGCACCTCCGAGGTTTGTTTCTTGGCATCCGAACGCAGTACGATCCCCAGTCCGGCGATGCGCACGTTCTGCGGCATGCCGGCTTTCCGCAAGGCTTTGGCCGCGGCGAGGGCCTTGCTGTTCCCTGCGGCGGCAAGGCGCGTCAGCAGTTCGATGTAGGCGCTTGCGGCTTGGCTCTTCTCAAAGGCGTAATTGGCGGCTTTGGCCGCTGCGGCGAGGGTCGGGAGCGATGCTTCGCTGCCGCACTTCGCCAGTGCGTTGCAGACGGCCTCTTTCGTGGCTTCATCGGCCGTGGGGTCCGCGGCCCATTTCAGCAGCGCGGGTTCGGCGGCCGTAAGGCGCTTTTCAGCGGCGGCATAGGCCAGCAAGGCTTTCGGGGCAGGGCTTCGTAGGATCAGAGAGAGAATTTCCCCGTCGGTTCCGGGCGTGGAGATCAGCCCTCGCACGGCGTAGTCCGCGAGGTATTCGTCCGCGGCGTATTTCACGAACACGGGTGCCGTGGCGGTCGTCGCGCAGAGCTGGAGCTGCGAGAGCAGGAATGCCTGATTGGGTTTGTCCGTCGAGGCTTCCACAGCCTCGGCGAGTCCTGTGCGGACCTCCCGGGCCAGCTCTTCGCGGCCTGCGGCGGTCACATAGCTCACCACGCCGTTGATGGCATACTCCACGGCGGCGTTCTTGCCTTCGGAGGCGGGGACGAGCATGCCGGCCATCATCCGGATTCCTTCGGCGCCGGTGGCGGCCAGCTCCTGCATCACGTTGTCGAACGCCTTGGGATTCTGCGCCGGAAGTTGGTTCAGTCCGTCCGCCACGATCGTCGCGGCGGTGCGCTGGCGTGCATCCTGCGCCCCGGCGGCGAACGGCACGAGGGCCAGCAGGAGAATTATCAGTATCTTTTTCATCGTTTTTTCAGGTTTGCAGGGTTAAGTCAGATTTTCCACGGCGTGCGCATCGGCTGGTCGATCAGTCGGTTGGCGGCATCGTCGCCGACGAACAGTTGTGTGTCGGGATCGAAATGCAGCGTGCGGTTCAGCCGCAGGGCGCAGGCGCCCAGATTCACGAGCGTCGAACTGCGGTGGCCCTTGATCTCGTCGAGGGCGAAACGCTCGCGGGTGCGGACGCACCGGAGGAAATCGGTGTTTTGCGGTTCGGGATCGGGCATCTCGGAAATCTTCTCCATGACGTCCGGGATCGTGCATTCGAATCCCTGATAGACTTTGCCCAGCGGCCCCTCGATGTAGGGCACCTTGCCCTTGCTTTCGTAGCCCTCGCCCTCGAGGACGATCTGGCAGCCGTCCTCATAGGTGTAGACGATTCGGTGCCAGATACCCACGGCGTCGGGATGCTGCTGCGGGGCGTCGACCTCGATCTTCACGGGCGAGGTGTCGTCCTTGCCCAGCAGATACTGCACGGGGTCCATGTAGTGCTGTCCCATGTCCGTCAGTCCGCCTCCGTCGTAGTCCCAGTAACCGCGGAACGTACCGTGGACGCGGTGTTTGTTGTAGGGCTTGTAGGGCGCCGGACCTAGCCACATGTCGTAATCCAGTTCGGCCGGAACACTCTGCGGCGTGAGGTTCTCCTGCCCCACCCAGAAGAATTTCCATGCGAATCCCGTAGCCCCCGAAATGGTCACCTTGAGGGGCCATCCCAGCAGACCGCTGTCGACGAGCTTCTTCAGCGGTTCGACCGTCGTGCCCAGTCCGTAGAAGGTGTCCTTGAAACGGAACCATGTGTTCAGTCGGAAGATGCGGCCGTTCTGCTTCACGGCCTCCACGACACGCTTGCCTTCGCCGATGGTGCGCGTCATCGGTTTCTCGCACCAGATGTCCTTACCGGCCCTGGCCGCCTCGACGGCCATCAGGCCGTGCCAGTGGGGCGGGGTGGCGATGTGCACGATGTCGACGTTGGGGTCGGTGATCAGGTCGCGGTAGTCGTGATAGGCCTCGAGAGTCTTGTCGAATTTCTTGCGGCCCAGCGTCACGGCGCTGTCGAGGTGGTTTCGGTCGACGTCGCAGACCGCTACCAGCCGGCAGGCGTCGGTGGAGGTGAAGTGGTAGCTGCTCTTGCCGATGCCGCCCACACCGATGATGCCTTTGGTGAGCTGGTCGCTCGGAGCGACGAATTTCGGGCCTCCGAGCACGCTGCGCGGCACGACGGTCAGTAGCGCCATGCCGCCCAGCGTTTTGAGAAAGTCTCTGCGGGAACTCATATCTTTGGGTTGGTTATCTCGTTAGCGTTCGGTTGTCTGATTTGCAGCCTG is a window encoding:
- a CDS encoding Gfo/Idh/MocA family oxidoreductase, with product MSSRRDFLKTLGGMALLTVVPRSVLGGPKFVAPSDQLTKGIIGVGGIGKSSYHFTSTDACRLVAVCDVDRNHLDSAVTLGRKKFDKTLEAYHDYRDLITDPNVDIVHIATPPHWHGLMAVEAARAGKDIWCEKPMTRTIGEGKRVVEAVKQNGRIFRLNTWFRFKDTFYGLGTTVEPLKKLVDSGLLGWPLKVTISGATGFAWKFFWVGQENLTPQSVPAELDYDMWLGPAPYKPYNKHRVHGTFRGYWDYDGGGLTDMGQHYMDPVQYLLGKDDTSPVKIEVDAPQQHPDAVGIWHRIVYTYEDGCQIVLEGEGYESKGKVPYIEGPLGKVYQGFECTIPDVMEKISEMPDPEPQNTDFLRCVRTRERFALDEIKGHRSSTLVNLGACALRLNRTLHFDPDTQLFVGDDAANRLIDQPMRTPWKI